Part of the Bacillus sp. THAF10 genome is shown below.
CATTAACATAGACATTAAAGTAGCTATTATTTGTCGTTAGTACTGGAAGAGCGGTAGCCGCAGCACCTGTATCATCAAAGAAATCACCTGTATCGATAGATAAGGTATTACCTGCAGTTGTGTCAGCAGTCGTTACATAAAAAAACCTAGTAATAGTAGGATCTACTCCAACAGTCGAGTTTGCAACAATATGCAATTTCATTAATTGAAGGGCCATACTTTCACCTCCATTCTACTGCTATTGTATGTAAGTAGAGGGAAAGTGCAGTGGACAAGAGTATATGGGGAGGTCATTAATTTAAGAAATATCTTGCTTATCTAAAAAGGCATGTTCTTTCGCTTGAAGAAGCAGGGTATTTTTTAGACTTGCAAGATAGAAAGGGGAAATCATACTACTAATGTCTTGCCAAGATGAAAGATTTGGTCGGTATACAATCATTTTTGCGACATCCAAAGAATGTTTTTGTAAAAACAACCGATATTTCCTAAATTCAGCAGGTTCTGTTTCATCCATAAATTCAATGATAATGCTATCTTCCATTTCAACAATTGGAGGGACGATGACAAAGGCTTGCACATCCATCACCTTTCTTTTTTACGTCCATCCTTCCCAATCATGTATGAATCTATACCTTATCTTTCCCATTCAAAAAAGTGAGTACATCACGAAATGTTTGAGCATTAGCGACAGTCCAATAATCTCTGAAGGGATTCATTTTGTTATTTATTCGATCCATCACAGAAAAGATCGTAAATGCCTCAGGAAGTAACTCCTCTTTTACTTCTT
Proteins encoded:
- a CDS encoding DUF4183 domain-containing protein, which codes for MALQLMKLHIVANSTVGVDPTITRFFYVTTADTTAGNTLSIDTGDFFDDTGAAATALPVLTTNNSYFNVYVNGVLQMEAVSTYTPGAPLTGSLDIAVPAGSDPILSNTPIVLEVANYSPSVNTTITT